Within Acidimicrobiales bacterium, the genomic segment GGTCACGCCTCCAGCGCCGTCGCTCTCGAAGCGCTTGCGAAATCTTGCGACGCGCCAGCAGAAGCGCCTGCACTCGAAAGCTCTGCTTCGCCGAACGGCAATCGTCGTGGCAGTGGGGACGTTCGCCGCCCTCGCCATAAACCTGCGTGACACCCGAGCAGAGGTTCGGCGCCTCGAGGAAGACCTGGCGCGGACCGAAGAGGCACTCGCGGAGACGAGGCGCGAAAAGCGCGACATCCAAGACGAGCTACAGGAGACCGAACGAGCTCTCGACGAAGCGACATCAGAAAACTCACAGCTGCAGAGCGAGATCGCGAACTTGAAAGGCGACGTGGGTGATCTCGAGGGCGTGGTGACCAAATGCGAGATCTTCGCCTCGACGGCCAACGAGATCCGAGCCCTTTTCGGCCAGTTTCTCCTCGCCTGGGCAGGCTTCCTCGACGCCTTCTCCAACAGCTTGTATTACCTCGCGTCGTCCTTTGTGGACGACATGACCGCGGTAGTGAACCAGCTTCCATCTGCCTTTCAGAGGTTCGACGCCCAATACGGAGACTGTTCGAGCGCCGTGGAGGGCATCGCCTGACGACACCGAGATACCAACGGCACGGATGCGGTCCAGCCGGGTCAGACCACCCGCGTCTGGTAGCCCGAGTCTGTCACGCACCAACCGGCGCCTGGATCTCTCGGAAACAACTCGAGCGTGCAAGAGCGTCTCGCCGCGCCCTCGACGATCCCTCTGTGCACCGAGCACACCGTCTCCGGATCGGCGGCTGGAGCTTCGCGGAACTTGCAACTGCCGAGCAACAGACGTACATCCCCTCCCGTCTCGACGATCAACGGATCGAACCCCTGCAGCTTCAGGAGCCTGTCCAACCCCTTGACCGGATGGGCGTTCTCATCGCCCAGGCGAAGAGCCGGCTTCAGACCGAAACGGCGTACCTGCCTCCGGGCGCAGCCGCTATTCGTGTCGAGGTCTGCCGGGACCGTTCCCTCGCAGCAACGACTCATCGACCAGTCCGGACCGGACTACCACCTACAATTCGGGACGAACGCTGTCCCGTTCGATACCTAGTTCGGATGCGCGTTATTCGAACGTGACGCGCGCTGGAGTCGCGGCGACTCGATGCGACCCTCCTCGGCCCGAACGGCATGGACCAGCCCGAGACAAACCACGTCCAGGCCCAGCTCGGGATCCCACACCTCCCACAAAGCGCTCCCCACCTAGGAGAGGATCTACGGGCCACCCTCCATCCATCACGAAATCCCACTGGAAATCGCCGTCCGGTATCTCGACCTCTGCAAGTGTCAATCCCGCCATCCTCTTCTGCGACCTCGCCACCGAAACGGGTCCGGCGGAGAGGTTGGCCACCACGCCGACAAGGAGATACGAGTAGGGTCGGCGCACGAGCGACCAGGAGAGGTTCGCAACTGGTGAGTCCCGACGGGGTCGTACGATGAACGGACAGCTGCACGTCGAGGGAGAATGCCACCCCGACTTCGAGTCGGTGCGAGGCGCCTTCGAGGCGATTCTGGAACGGAGCAGACCCGGCGGTGCCGCCCTCGCCGTCTACCACAGGGGAGAGAAGGTCGTGGACCTGTGGGGTGGGGCTCGAGACAGGCACGGCTCGCCCTGGCTCGAGAACACCCTGTGCATGTCCCAGTCGACGACGAAGGGTGTGCTCGCTGCTGCGGTCGCCGTGGCCGTAGATCGGCAGCTTTTGGACTACGACCAGCCGGTCGCGAGCTGGTGGCCGGAGTTCTCGAGCAGAGGGAAGGGCGCGATCCTCCTACGACATGTCATGTGCCACGAGGCGGGACTGTTCCGCATTAGGCATCTCGTCTCCGAGGCCCGTCAGTTGGCCAACTGGGACTGCATGGTGCGACGGCTTTCCGAAGCGGAGCCGGTGCACCCGCCGGGCGCCGCGAACGGATATCACGCGCTCACATTCGCTTGGTTGGCAGGAGAGCCGCTCCGCCGAGCTACCGGTCGCAGCGTGGGCACATTCGTCCGTGAAGAGATCGCCGGACCGCTCGGACTCGACGGTTGTCTGATAGGTCTGACAGACGAGGAGCTCCCTCGTCTCGCAGAGCTGATCCCAGCCGGTCCCGATGACATTCGGGCAGCAGGTGTCGGGCGAATTCGAGGCGGCCGACACCGCCGGCCCGCGGCTCGAATGGAGCCCGAGACATGCCCTGGACGCCGCTGCCGTCACCGGGATCGAGAGTTGGCTCGGGACACCGGAATGCGCCCGGGCCGAGGTCCCCTCGGCGAACGGTTGCTTCACCGCGCGCTCCCTGGCTCGCCTGTATGCGGCTCTGGCGGAAGGTGGAGAACTCGACGGTGTGCGCCTGCTGTCGGCCGAGACCCTGAGACGGGCCACCACCCCCCCAGAACGACCGGCCAGACCTCGTCTTGGGCGTGCCGCCGATCTGGCGGCTCGGATGGCATGCGGCGTACACGACGGTCGGATTGGTCCCCGACGGCTTCGCCCATCACGGGTTCGGCGGCTCGGGAGCCTGGGCCGACCCCGCAAGACGCCTCGCCGTCGCGTTCACCACCAACCTTCTCGGAGCCGGAGGAGCGCTCGGAGACACCCGCCTCCCAGAACTCGGAGCGACGATCCTTGCAGCCGCCGACCTGCGCGGTTGACGGGCATCCGGCCCTCAGTCATCCGACGGAAAGCGACGCTCTGCGCAAAATCAAGGGAGCACCCCGAGGTCAGACCTCCTCTGCCACCTCGCGGGCATAGTCGACCATGCGTTCCTTCATCCGCTCGACGTCGGCTTCGGCAACTCCGGTCAGGGAGAGCAGGACGAAATTGTCGCCGTCGACGAAGCCGACGATCAGGTTGCGACCGATCGGCCCGGCGCTCGGCCCGACGGACACATAAGCATCGTCCCCGACACCTTCCACAGTCTCAGAGCCGGGTGGAGCGCCGTAGTACTGGCGACCGTCCCACAGCTGGAACTGGAACAGGTCGCTGGCCACGGTACCGGGATCGGGTGTGGTCGCTTCCCACAGACATTCGGCCACCATGCCGGGAACCCTCACCTGCTCGTTGGGTGGAACGTTCTGAACCTCTCTGCCCAGCAGCTCCTCCACTTCCTCTTTGGTGACGATCTCGCAACCGTCTCCGGGTTCCCGTCTGCCGCTCTCCCCACGGTCACCGGGCTCAGATGGTGTCTCACGGTCCGCATCGCTCTGCCGGCGGGTGGTCTCGGCCTCCTCGACCACCGCGCCTGTCTTCTGCGGCCTGACGGTCACCTTCCCCGCCTCCACCACCGCAAGCGACGAGTGGGAGGAAGAGGAGTGCGACTCCGACAGCCGACTTCGCAAACCGAGCCGCGACTCGCATCGACCCAAACACCTCCTCTGCGACTTTGGCTCACTCTGCGGCTGTGGGTTGTCGAGTCCCCGCGAACGCACTGCGCCGCGGGCGGTGTCGATCTTAGATGAACGTAGGCGACGGCTCTCACCAATCAGGCGCCTCACGAGCGTTCCCTTCTGACGGCGGACGCGGCTGCCCCACCCCCTCGCCACGGACGTCTCCACTCAGCCTTTCCGCTCTGCGAACCGCCTCCTGCACGCCTGAATCTCGGCCCACGCGGCGTCCCTGCCGAGGTAGTCCCCGGCCACCGAATGCTTTCTCGGTTCCAAGGTCTTGTACACCTCGAAGAAATGCCTGATCTCGGCGAGTAGCTCCTCGTGGAGATCGTCCAACTCGAGCACCTCCGCGAAACGAGGTTCGTGCGGGGGTACGGAGATGATCTTTACGTCACGGCCCTTCTCGTCCTCCATCACCAGCATGCCCACCGGTCTCGCGGTCACGTGGCATCCGGGGAAGGTCGGATCCTCGACCAACACGAGAGCATCGAGCGGATCACCGTCTTCCGCCAAAGTCTCGGGGATGAAGCCGTAGTCCGCAGGATAGACCGTCGCCGAGAACAGACGTCTGTCCAACCGGATGACTCCCGTCTCGTGATCCATCTCGTACTTGTTGCGGCTGCCCCGTGGTATCTCTACGACCACCTCGATGCATTCGCTCACCGGCTGACTAGTCTCCATAGGCCGAGTATCACATGATGGAGAGCAGGAGATCCATCAGCGCCCCATTAGAACAGTAGGTCGTGGCCAGTCGGCTAGGCCGGCCAGAAAACACAGTTCCAGCGCTGATCTCGCTGTTTGGTTGACGTTCGTCAAGCTTCTGATCAATATGGTGCGATGCGACTCGGCACGAGTCGGCCCGCCAGACGACAGGCCCGACATCCATGTCTCGCAATCATCGCCGTCTTGTCACTCGCTGTGGCTTGCTCCGGAGGTGGTTCACGCGAGGAGGCCCGGCGGGTCGAGGCGAGTGCGGATCGCAAGAGCACCGCCCGTGAAGGCGCCGAGGCAGAAGAATTGTCCACGCAAGAGTTCTGCGCTGCCTTGAAGAAGCTTGCACCTCGAGATGAGCAAGACTCGGCGAAAGACAGAGATTCTGCCGAGCAGTTCCGTGCGGAGGTGGGGCGTTTCCGCTCCCTTGCAGAGCAGGCACCCAGCGAAGTGCGCGACGACATGATTGTCTTTGTCTCTGCCCTTGAAAAAATGGCAGACCGTATTGACGAGATCGAAAAGAAAAATAGGAGAAGTACCGCCAGCGCCACCTCGACGATCGCGGGCCCGCTACCGGGTGACGCCGAATTCACCAATGACTTCAATGAAGCTTTCGCCGAGTTCGGAAGCGAATTCCTCGAGCTGATGAGCATAATAATGTCTCCCGAGGTGATACGTTCCACGAAGGAAATAGACACCTTCTTACGAGAGAGATGCGGTTTCTCGGAAGAAGAAATCGAAACTCTCGGTTTGAGTGGCGCGGACAGCGCGGACGAAGAAGCATCTGCGTCCGATACCGTGGACTTTGGCCTTTCTTCCCCAGAGTGCTCCGGAGCCGGAGCACCCACCGTCGAGGACGATTCGCACAAATCTTCCGACGATAGCGATTCAGAAGCGATCTTGGAGGACGATGCCGACCTCTTGGAAAGGCTGAGAACGGAGACGATGTCCGCATCTCACCCCGAGGTCTGTCACCTCGCAGACACCGCCCTGCTGTTGCTCACGCAGCAAGGTGGCCGTGACCTCCTCGACGTTCAGATCGACCCCGCCGAAGGCGCAGTGAGCCCCGAGAACTCGCAAGCAGTCCGGCTCTGCGATGAGATCCTCGACGCGTGGGGCAGAGTGGCAGGAGAGCGGGACGTCGTAGTCGAGGTCTCACTGGCGCAGTTCTCGCTCGAATCAGAACCAGGCGGCTCACAAGCCGGTCCCGAAGAAAACGCCGCACCCAAGACCCTGGCTACCGGTGACAGCACTACCGGCAGGTGCAGGCCGGGCTCTGGTTGACGATCATGAACCGGCAGAGCTCGTGATCCTCAGAGCTTCTCGGCGAGGTCGGCTGCGTACTCGATCATGCGGGTCTTGACCTGCTCGACTTCATCAGGACCCACGCCGTTGTAGGTGAGCAACACCGTGATGTCGCCCTGCACCAGACCGAGCATCACCGGCCTGCCTAGTGCCTCCGGCCTACCTGGGGTTCGGACGTATGCCTCGTCTGCGACGCCGTCCACCTTCTCGGAGTCGGGTGGGGCGCCGTAATACTCACGTCCGTCGTAGGCCTGGAACTGGAAGAGGTCTGGAGCCACCACTCCGCCGTCGGGAGCGGCGGCCTCCCACACGCACTCGGAGATCAGCCCGGGCACGTCGAGGGAGTCCAGCTCCTCGGGCGGGACCTGCCTGACCTCCTTGCCCAGGAGCTTCTCCACGTCCTCCTTGGTGACGATCTGACAGCCGTCGCTCGGGAGTCGGGCGCTCCCTTTCTCGTCGCCTCCGTCTCGCCCTCCCGAACCATCGGCGGGGACTGTGACCTCGCCTGCATCACTCACACCCTCTCTGTCCGGAGCAGCCGTCCTGTCGCTCCCGCCGTCGCCTCCTCCACACGCGCTGGAAACGAGGAGAAGCAGACAGACCGCGGCCGTAACCTTGCGCCCGGCGTGTGCAAATCCCATCGGTCCCGACACCTCCCGCTATCCCTCACTGCCCACTCGAACTCTTTCCTCGACGCCGCCGGTGCACATCCGCCGGACGGGCTCAGTGAAGGGATCACGTCGCTCCTGACTCAGGGACCGTACCGAAGTGCGTCGCCTGCGATGCTACCCCGAGAGCACCGCGGAAACCCCATGAGGACACGCGACGAGGCGACTATCTACACTGACAGGCGACGCGCTCGTAGCTCAATCGGACAGAGCATCTGACTTCGGATCAGAGGGTTGGGGGTTCGAGTCCCTCCGAGCGCGCGTGGGCGGTTTCTTCGTCGGCTCGCACGGACATATGCAAAGCCGTTGACGAATCACCAAACCGACTCAGCAGACCTTTGACGGTTCACGGGCGCGTCGTTAGCGTCGGACC encodes:
- the ppa gene encoding inorganic pyrophosphatase — encoded protein: METSQPVSECIEVVVEIPRGSRNKYEMDHETGVIRLDRRLFSATVYPADYGFIPETLAEDGDPLDALVLVEDPTFPGCHVTARPVGMLVMEDEKGRDVKIISVPPHEPRFAEVLELDDLHEELLAEIRHFFEVYKTLEPRKHSVAGDYLGRDAAWAEIQACRRRFAERKG